The sequence tttttttttttttttttttttttttttttttttttttttactactaccacaatattttaaatgaaaattaattattaattgaagtggttataaatcaattaattgtaCTGATAAAATACGAGATCCAACGGCATATCCTTCATTTTTTGATGCTGGGAAATTTACTTTACGAATGCATGTTAATCTAATATACTTTTTATCAGTTGTAAATGGTCCTGGAATTTCAGTGATACCAACAGTTCCAATATTCCCACAAATTGGGTCAGAAACTATATTAGTTGAAGTGAAAACAAAATTTTGGTTAAATGAACCTGCTTCCCCAACTTGATTATCATAGCAATCTAAATTCCATTTGGCTTCTCTAACAATGACATGAAcaattctaattttaaaggttCTTTTATAACGATTTGGATTTAACATTGTAAACACAGCATTACCAACTGGAGCGAGAAGAGGTATGATTGGTTTTCCACCATAACGAAAACTTGGATAGTCATTAACACCATATCCACCCCCAGAGCTATAATAAACTTCAAGGGCATgagttattttatttggacTAAGTTCATAAACtccatcttttttaatataaattagaTCACCACCTTGAGGATAATTGTCAGAATGGGCCAAAAAGAATTTATGTGCCAATTCCGAGGCAGGAGGAGATACCCACGATGCTTGTTGTGGTGGAACCCAAACctctaaattaaaaaaaaaaaccaattaataacaattttattttttcttctattttatataaatatatgtgtgtgtgggtttaagtttttaaaattacatacTATAAATTGGTGGTGGATATGTTATCCAATAACCTTCTTGAAGAGAATTAACAACATTGGTGTATTCACGAcctgatattaaaaattcagaTAATGTTACATTAACAAAATCATTTAACATCTTTTTAATTCCTGGAGTATTTGCAGAACCTTTATTggggggggggggggggggggggAAGAAATCGATATTAAtgaattgaataaataattaactcatttaatttttttgtttcaaaAACTTACCATTAAGTACCGAATCATCAAATTTCATTTCTTTACCatatttcaaaatatcaCGAAGAAAAGCGACATACATAACTGAGGTATATGTTAATAAAGGTGCGACGTGACCCTgagaatttttttaaatattaaagtaaaaaacaaaaattagtttagttaattgatgatgacgataataataattaatatattaatataaaaataatatgaataattcTTACACGATATTTGGCATCAGTGAAACTAGTAATAGcatcattaaatttgatttttaaatctagATAACTTGCATGTATCATTGGAGTTAATGTATCATCAGATTCAATTGTGGATGATGTTGATTGTGGAATTTCTTTACCTAAATGGTTCATTGATTTGATACCATTTTTATCATACCATTTTTGAGTTAGATCTTTATGTTGATCACATGCTTTtcctaaatttttaaaaattgtattacattggtttttataataatcttctaatgattttttaatcatttgtTCTACTTGTGTAATGATTTCTTGGTAactttttattgattttttttttcaaaataaataaaaaatattaatttaaaaattaaattaatatataaatattataatttaaaaaacttacaatttttctaaatttatacCATTACCCATAATATTAAAGATCATTTGGAAAACTGGACCAACACCTGGTAAATTGTATAGAATTGTTTGAAAACCAGTTTGAAAATCATTCCCAATATCATTAATCATAGAAGAacttaaatttgaaattttatcttCTAGTCTTGAAcgaattatttgtttgttgtaTAATTCTTCATCATGTTTATCAAGAAACTCTCCATCTTTTTCAGCATTTAAAGTATTTggagaatttgaaaattctttaaaatctttgTCTACATTTGATtgaagattttttaattgatttaaaaaattttcaattttttcaccattgttttttaatgattccattttttttttatatttacaaatgaaaattaactaataataataataaaaaaaaaaaaaaaaaataaatttatatacaaaaaaaaaaaataaaaaaaaaaaaaaaaagtaaattaaaagaaaaattaaaaaaaaataaaaaaaatattgataaaaagaAGAATAACGCCATTGGGgttaaaaaatagatttcaaaccaatttacaaattataaataatcataaaaaaaaaaaaaaaaaacctgaaAAAAGAGGTgagatttttaaataattattaatcttTCAAATTCTCAGTTACTTAAAATGGatattatgaaaaaaaaatttaaaatcttgatcaatatttgattgattatagattttttaatttattaaaaattttttcaattcttcCATCActgaattttattaattaacaaattaaaattaaaataatattaattctaaaaaaaaaaaataaaaaaaaaaaaaagcaaatgaaaataatgacaTTGGATTTCAAAccaatttacaaaatattattgaattattataaaataaaaaatataaaaaaaaaagaaaaataaaaaagaagttGGTTgcctttttcatttttcaaataattattattgtaggATTAAATATCTCCCCAAAATATATGAGGAaccttttaaattataattaaaataaaaataaaagataatagttataaattaaagttttattaatttgttgttttttttttttaaaaaatcattacttttttattggggaaaagttttattttttactttttttttgggaaaagggtttttattttttatttttttgcttttttgtTAGGAAAAggggtttttatttttagcttttttttttatttttagtaattTAAGAGTggttgaaatattaaaaacagtaataatattattttttatttttatttttattttaatttttaaatatttttttttttagtcatGATCAATTTACATGACAAAATCAActgattaaattaaattaatattaattattatttgaattggttataaatcaattaattctacAGAAAAAATTGATGATCCATATGCATATCCTTCATTTTTTGGTTcttgtaaattaaatttacgaATACATGTTAATCTAATATACTTTTTATCAGTTGTAAATGGTCCTGGAATTTCAGTGACACCAGCAGTTTCACTTTTATCACAAATTGGGTTAATATGTGAAGTAGTTGAAGTGAAAACAAATTTTTGGTTAAATGAACCTGCTTCACCAACTTCATTATCAAAGAAATCTAAATTCCATTTTGCTTCTCTAACAATTTTATGAgtaattctaattttaaaagttctACTAAAACGATTTGGATTTAACATTGTAAACAAAGTATTAACAACTGGAGCGATAAGGGGTAAAATTGGTTTTCCACCGAAACGATAGCTTGGATAGTAATTGACAGAATATCCATGACCAGAGCTATAATAAACTTCAAGAGCATAGGTCATTTTAATTGGACTAAGTTCATAATATCCATTAGTAACCTTAACTACTTTACCACCTTTAGGATAGTTATCAGTATTGGCCAAAAAGAATTTCAATGCCAAGCTTGTAGCTGGAGGAGATACCCATTCGATTGGAACTGGTGGAACCCATACtcctaaaattaaaagttttaaataaaaactaaaattaataacaaatgtaatttaattctatttgagtatatttttattattaaaaatacatactACCAATTGGTGGTGGATATGTTTGCCATTCACCCTCTTGAAGAGAATTAACAACTTTGGTGTATTCAACTcctgattttaaaaattctgataatgatttatttacaaaatcatttgaaatcttttttatccCTGGAGTATTTGCAGTGCCTTTTTTGGGGATTAGTATAGATAAATTGAATcgaatataaaattatttaatttaattttttttgaaaaacttaccatcaattattgaattatcaaatttcatttctttaccatatttcaaaatatcaCGAAGAAAAGCGAAATACATAACTGAGGTATATGTCAATAAAGGTGCAACATGACCCTgagaatttttttaaaatattaaaattaaaataaaaaattaaataaaaattaaaaaaaaaaaaatattttagtaAATTAATCATGGTGATAGTGatgatataattaataaaaaaattaatagaaaataatacaTACACGATATTTGGAATCAGTGAAATAGGTTAGAGCATCattgaatttcatttttaaatctagATAACTTGCATGTATCATTGGAGTTAATGTTTCATCAGATTCAATTGTGGATGATGATTGTGGGATTTCTTCACCTAAATGGTTCATTGATCTGATACCATGATTATCATACCATTTTTGAGTTAGTTCCTTATGTTGGTCACATGCTTTtcctaaattattaaaaataatattacattggtttttaaaataatcttcAAGagattttttaatcattttctCTACTTGTGCAATGATCTCCTTGTAactttttattgttttattatttttttttttataaaaaaaaattaaaaatattttaatataatttttaattgataaattttatattttataatttataaagcTTAcaatttttctaaatctatACCATTACCCATAATACCAAAGATCATTTGGAAAACTGGACCAACCCCTGGTAAATTGTTTAGAATAGTTTGATAAgctaataaaaaagaatcttCAATATTAGAATTGATTAAAGAacttaaatttgaaattctaTCTTCTTGTGTTAAAcgaattatttgtttgttgtaTAATTCTTCATCATGTTTACTAAGAAACTTTCCATCTTTTTCAGCATTTGAAGTATTTggagaatttgaaaattctttaatatctttgtcaatatttgattgaagattttttaattcatttaaaaaattttcaattctttcatcattgttttttaatgattccatttttttttttttttaaaatatacaaatgaaataaaacaaaataaaaaaacaaccttaaataaaaaaaaaaaaaatttaaagaataaaaaaaaaaaaataattaaaataagaaTGCTATTGGGGGCTAAGAAAATGATTTGGAAccaatttacaaatttttaattatcataaagtttttaaaaaaaatttaaaaaaaaatgaaaaaaaagagattaattataattaatctTCCAAATTTACAAACACTTAAAATAGGttcaatgaaattttttttaattatgtaAAATCTTTGTCaatgattaaatttttattatttttgtttttttacaaaatcagttaaaaaaaaaattaggaaaatattaaataaataaaacaatgatgttaatttaatctttaatttttttaattttttttatatttattcatttatttatttatttatttatttatttattattattattattaattaaacaaaatggTTTTGGATTTAAATGAGAAGGTGGAGGATATTTAAAATCAGgaccaaaattaaatttaacagTTGCGCCCATATAAAGTGAAGCTGCAGGATAATAGAATGATTTACCAATATTTGTAAAAGCAGGACCAGGTGAAAGACCATTCTTAAAGAATTGAATAAAACTACCTTTCAATGGTGTTAATGGTTGATCGGATGGTAatgataaatcatttgaaatcaTTTCATAGATATCtaattgattaatatttGGAAATTCTTTAATCTTTTCTTTATTGATATCATCCTCTTCCAATGGTAAATTAATGTAAAAACCAATGACATCACCTTGTTTATAAGTTTCACCATATGGTTTGGATCTTGCATTATGAAAAATATCACCTTGAGTACTACGATAAGAGTAACTAAAATAATCATAACCAACATTTGCCTGACAATCACCTTTTGGTGACGACCAGCCTAATCTACAAGCATAGGGCTTTTGTtcctgttgctgttgtttttgctgtaattgttgttgctgtaattgatattgttgttgcaATTGTTGATAATACTGTGCTTGTGATTGATATGAATGCGATGGTGAATTttgttgctgctgctgtTGCTGCTGCAATaattgctgctgttgttgttgtgagtGATCAATTTTCGATGGTTCTAAAACCTCAATCTCATAATACCACTCACCATAGACACAAGGGAATGAAGATCTTGCCATACGATAACCCTCATGACTTGTAACTGAAAGGAATGTATTATCTCTTAGTATAATTTGTGGAGCGGAGTTTGTTTTTGCTATACACAATGTATCATATTCAATGGTTGGTATATAAGTACCCTCTTTAGTTGGTACCAATAATAACTTTGTAATATATTTATCTCTCTCCTCTTCCGAtgtctttttcttctttctaTTTCTATGTAATGGTGCTAAAACTTTATCCTTAAACATTGAATTATCCTTTAACAATAATTGATCTGTACCTAATGCCCACATACCATTCTTcctataatttataaatccacttttaaaaattctacCACTATTTAACGCTGgcattaattgtttttgccATTGTGctttttctaataaaaataaatattaataaataaatatatatatcttactattatcattatgatgatgatgatgatgatgatgatgatgatgatgatgatgatgatgatgatgatgatgatgatgatgatgatgatgatgatgatgatgatgatgatgatgatgatgatgatgatgatgatgatgatgatgatgatgatgatgatgatgatgatgatgatgatgatgataggactacttactttttttatcaGAACATAAtaaattccaatttttttcaataaatggTATAATCTCTTCTTCTAAGTGAAAGTAAAcacctttttttaattgattaattgaatttgattttaagttattgaaattaatttcatccaTACTCGAATTTgcattaattgatgattttaaatcattaaatgtGATTGGTGgtgaaccaccaccaccattaccatttgattttctttctaatttttctaaTTGTTCAATTTTAGATTGTGTTAAATTGAATAAAGTGATTTCTAAAATGTCAACCCAATTCTTTGAGAATCTTTCAAATGTTTCGCTATCTTCATTACAAACTGAACATGTGAATCTGTAAACCCAATCACCATGTAATTGTTGTGATCCTTCCAATAATTGTATACATTCAATATGAAATACCTGTTTACAAAGATCACATCTAATCattgttttatatttatctttaccacaataacaatatatattctctaaattatttaaatgatctATATCCCATGTTAATGATGAtatctaaataaaataaataattaaataaataaaataatggttagaatgaatgaatgaatgaatgaatgaatgaatgaatgaatgaatgaatgaatgaatttaaatttaaattaatcatagaaataatttataaatataattatatataaaataaatacattGTATGGGAATTcaaaaattggttttttccCTATTATTGGTAGTCTAACTTCATTTTGAAGTGGTGGGGTATCTACATGGGTTTGCATAGATTTTGATATATTTTCGgaattctttctttttgaactatcttcattattattttttacattatTCTTTCCACTTATATTTACACTATTATTCGTAGTCAAAGTtggtttttcaatttcattaattttatttgatttactactactactactcacattattattattattattattattgatagtGGTGTTGTTATGATCGTTGATATtggtattgttattgttggtaTTTTTGATATTACTGTTGTTTGTATTGCTGTTATTGGTATTGCTGACattattgttgatattgttgatattattgttgttgatattactattgttgatattactattgttgatattactgttgtttatattattgttgCTTGAATTGCTGTTGTttgtattgttgttgttgttgttgttgttgttgttgttgttgttgttgttgttgttgttgttgttgttgttgttgttgttgttgttgttgttgttgttgttgttggtattgcTGCTATTGCTGCTATTGATATTGCTGTTGTttgtattattgttgtttataTTACTGTTGTttgtattgttgttgattgtaTTGCTGTTGTTTGTATTGCTGCTATTGATATTGCTGTTGGTATTGCTGTTGCTCGTATTGCTGTTATTGATATTGCTGTTGTTTGTATTGCTGTTATTGATATTGCTGTTATTGGTATTGCTACTATTGATATTGCTGTTGCCTGTATTGCTGTTGTTTGTATTGCTGTTGTttgtattgttgttgatattgttattgatattgttgttgttgttgttgttgttgatattgttattgatattgctgttgtttgtattgctgttgttgttgatgatattgttgatgttgttgttgttgttgtagttgttattattattattattattattattttgaatatttttatttgtgttATAACgatcatcatcactatcagAGTCACTAAGACTACTACTACTAGAGTGAGTATCACTATCACTTTCACTACTACTTCCACTGCCGCTACTACTCATGCTACTACTACTGGTTAAATCGGAATCGCTTGTGTCACTGTGTTGTCTTTTATAACTttgttgattgttgttgttgttgttgttgttcatacTATTTTGATAATTACCACTCTGATTCAAAAGTGAAGCAgagtttttattatcaaattgatTGATTAGGTGATGTTctgtattttcattattttgtctttgttgttgattttggtgGGGTTTTTCATTTATCATGGGATatgtgttattattattataattattataactatggttattattattagagaGAGATGAATCCATGAACGAATATGCtttcaataacaataatttatttaatgtatTTCTTTAGGTGGACATCTgtgaacaaaaaaataaaaaaaaaataaaaaaaaaataaaaaaaaaaaaaaagaaatgaaaaaaaaagtgaaaaaattatttttattttttttatttcttttttatttttttattttgttaattccatttttagattcactaccactactatttaatttcaaaataaaaaaattaaaaaaaaaaaaaataaaagaaaaattaaaaataaaaaaataaaaaaaaaaaaggaagaGAGGTTTAAATATATAGTTTATAAAaacatattaaatttaatatggGAAACcatgatttaatattttttaaaaataaaattaaaaattttaatatttatttacccATAAAAAACtttctttgaatttttttattattcagattcccaaaattaaatttaataaaaaaaatttaatttaaaaaaaaaaaaaaaaaaaaattgggatcctactttttttttttttttcatttctttttctcctctttcaatcataaaaaaaaaaaaaataaatccttatacaaataaataatatatatccTATCAGTAGTAAAAATGaacactaataataaaaatgattttaaaagtgTGTATGTTAGTTCAAGGGCAAGAGATAATATAttgaaatataaatatacagGATGTGATTCCTCATTTATTTCTATTCATATTATGAATCATTTTTGGAATTGGTTTGTAAATTTATTCCCAAGATCATTTGCGTATGTATATCCAAGtaattttaagaaaataaataaaaaaaaaaaaaaaaaaaaaaaaaaaaagagtaatttaatactaataatattaataataatttaaataaagaccaaatttaattacattATTTGGATTCATTTCAATTATAGTTAGTTATTTTGTAACATTATATTATATGGATAGAATGAATGGAGTAGCACCAAAATggttatatttatttaatgcaCTTTGTATATTCATTTATCAAACAATGGATGCATGTGATGGTAAACAAGCACGTAGAGTCCAAGCATCGTCTGGATTGGGTGAACTATTTGATCATGGTTGTGATGCAATGATCACCTATTTAGTGATGCAAACTTTTCAATCATCTCTTCAAGTTGGTGTTAAtcaaatatcattttttacaACTCTTTGGATCATGTATGTATTTTTCATGGCTCAATTGGAACAATACTCAACCGGCGTTATGAATTTAGGTCATTTCGGTCCGACTGAATCTCAATTCTCAATGATGGCTGGTCATATCTTTACCTTTTTCTATGGTGAACAATTTTGGTTcaatacaattaaatttgaaagttTTGAAATTCAATATAATCATTTAGTTTTATTAGTTGTAATTTTAGGTGGTGTTGgtacaattttattaaagtaagtattaattaatattttattttttttataatttcaaaattattgataataataaatattaatattataaaaaaaaaagtactttctcaattttaaaaaatggtaatgaatcaattttaacaaacattattaatttagtaccaatttcaatattGTTAGGAGTTTCAATTTATTGGGGCAAATATTCAActgtaaatatttttgaaacTGCACCACATTATTTCATGGGtatttttggaattttatTTGCTTTAGTAACTGGTAAATTGATTTTAGCTAGAATTTGTATGGATAAATTATCaccaattcaattaattatgTTACCATTAATTGctgttattttaaatatttataaatttaatgggtatgtaatatatatatatttttttttttttttttttttctcaattatttaattaatcttactaattataattttttattattaatcatacattaattaattaattagtgaattatttgatgaaattttattcaCCAAAGTTTATTTCTTTGTTGTATTTATTGTATATATTCATTTCGCTTATGATGTTGTAACATCACTAACTAAAGTTTTAGACATTTATTGCtttacattaaaaaataaaaaacaaacataataataataataataaaactcaaataaattaaataattataaaaatttgtcaatttaaaaatcaatttgggttttttttttttaaattttttattctgtTTTTGGGGTGTTCTGAGAAAAAAAAGGGAAACCAACAGACTAACGCCTcataaaattacttttcacactttaattttaataaaaaaaaaaaaaaacaatatcaacaattcCATGATTAAACAAAATTCTGtgtttgaatttatttttaatattttttttttaagatctatatttttaaaaaatccaaagaatttaattttaaaattcttttacaATCCTGTTGAAGAAGTAACTAAACCAAGAACAATAGCAAGTCCACCAACTATTATTAGTACACCTGAAACTATTCCTGTGTTTTCATTTGATCCttgaatattatttggagaattatttgaatagtTTTTGCTATTTAACAAATTTGTttggattttatttttatttgagaTTTTTCCTAATGAAGAAATTGAgtctaaaattttaaaaaaaataaaaataaaaataaaaaaaataaaagaaaattagttttttatattttattaatataaaagagttttaatttatttgaccTACTGATTATTGTCatttctattttaaaaattttttatagttttcaaagttttaattaataaacaaattgttttttttttattttttattttttt comes from Dictyostelium discoideum AX4 chromosome 2 chromosome, whole genome shotgun sequence and encodes:
- the prtB gene encoding proteosomal alpha-subunit 7-1 produces the protein MESLKNNGEKIENFLNQLKNLQSNVDKDFKEFSNSPNTLNAEKDGEFLDKHDEELYNKQIIRSRLEDKISNLSSSMINDIGNDFQTGFQTILYNLPGVGPVFQMIFNIMGNGINLEKFYQEIITQVEQMIKKSLEDYYKNQCNTIFKNLGKACDQHKDLTQKWYDKNGIKSMNHLGKEIPQSTSSTIESDDTLTPMIHASYLDLKIKFNDAITSFTDAKYRGHVAPLLTYTSVMYVAFLRDILKYGKEMKFDDSVLNGSANTPGIKKMLNDFVNVTLSEFLISGREYTNVVNSLQEGYWITYPPPIYKVWVPPQQASWVSPPASELAHKFFLAHSDNYPQGGDLIYIKKDGVYELSPNKITHALEVYYSSGGGYGVNDYPSFRYGGKPIIPLLAPVGNAVFTMLNPNRYKRTFKIRIVHVIVREAKWNLDCYDNQVGEAGSFNQNFVFTSTNIVSDPICGNIGTVGITEIPGPFTTDKKYIRLTCIRKVNFPASKNEGYAVGSRILSVQLIDL
- the prtA gene encoding proteosomal alpha-subunit M3; protein product: MESLKNNDERIENFLNELKNLQSNIDKDIKEFSNSPNTSNAEKDGKFLSKHDEELYNKQIIRLTQEDRISNLSSLINSNIEDSFLLAYQTILNNLPGVGPVFQMIFGIMGNGIDLEKFYKEIIAQVEKMIKKSLEDYFKNQCNIIFNNLGKACDQHKELTQKWYDNHGIRSMNHLGEEIPQSSSTIESDETLTPMIHASYLDLKMKFNDALTYFTDSKYRGHVAPLLTYTSVMYFAFLRDILKYGKEMKFDNSIIDGTANTPGIKKISNDFVNKSLSEFLKSGVEYTKVVNSLQEGEWQTYPPPIGRVWVPPVPIEWVSPPATSLALKFFLANTDNYPKGGKVVKVTNGYYELSPIKMTYALEVYYSSGHGYSVNYYPSYRFGGKPILPLIAPVVNTLFTMLNPNRFSRTFKIRITHKIVREAKWNLDFFDNEVGEAGSFNQKFVFTSTTSHINPICDKSETAGVTEIPGPFTTDKKYIRLTCIRKFNLQEPKNEGYAYGSSIFSVELIDL
- a CDS encoding hypothetical protein (Similar to Mus musculus (Mouse). Similar to ash2 (Absent, small, or homeotic)-like (Drosophila)) — protein: MDSSLSNNNNHSYNNYNNNNTYPMINEKPHQNQQQRQNNENTEHHLINQFDNKNSASLLNQSGNYQNSMNNNNNNNNQQSYKRQHSDTSDSDLTSSSSMSSSGSGSSSESDSDTHSSSSSLSDSDSDDDRYNTNKNIQNNNNNNNNNNYNNNNNINNIINNNSNTNNSNINNNINNNNNNNNINNNINNNTNNSNTNNSNTGNSNINSSNTNNSNINNSNTNNSNINNSNTSNSNTNSNINSSNTNNSNTINNNTNNSNINNNNTNNSNINSSNSSNTNNNNNNNNNNNNNNNNNNNNNNNNNNNNNNNNNTNNSNSSNNNINNSNINNSNINNSNINNNNINNINNNVSNTNNSNTNNSNIKNTNNNNTNINDHNNTTINNNNNNNNVSSSSNSSKRKNSENISKSMQTHVDTPPLQNEVRLPIIGKKPIFEFPYNISSLTWDIDHLNNLENIYCYCGKDKYKTMIRCDLCKQVFHIECIQLLEGSQQLHGDWVYRFTCSVCNEDSETFERFSKNWVDILEITLFNLTQSKIEQLEKLERKSNGNGGGGSPPITFNDLKSSINANSSMDEINFNNLKSNSINQLKKGVYFHLEEEIIPFIEKNWNLLCSDKKKKAQWQKQLMPALNSGRIFKSGFINYRKNGMWALGTDQLLLKDNSMFKDKVLAPLHRNRKKKKTSEEERDKYITKLLLVPTKEGTYIPTIEYDTLCIAKTNSAPQIILRDNTFLSVTSHEGYRMARSSFPCVYGEWYYEIEVLEPSKIDHSQQQQQQLLQQQQQQQQNSPSHSYQSQAQYYQQLQQQYQLQQQQLQQKQQQQEQKPYACRLGWSSPKGDCQANVGYDYFSYSYRSTQGDIFHNARSKPYGETYKQGDVIGFYINLPLEEDDINKEKIKEFPNINQLDIYEMISNDLSLPSDQPLTPLKGSFIQFFKNGLSPGPAFTNIGKSFYYPAASLYMGATVKFNFGPDFKYPPPSHLNPKPFCLINNNNNK
- the captA gene encoding CDP-alcohol phosphatidyltransferase; protein product: MNTNNKNDFKSVYVSSRARDNILKYKYTGCDSSFISIHIMNHFWNWFVNLFPRSFAPNLITLFGFISIIVSYFVTLYYMDRMNGVAPKWLYLFNALCIFIYQTMDACDGKQARRVQASSGLGELFDHGCDAMITYLVMQTFQSSLQVGVNQISFFTTLWIMYVFFMAQLEQYSTGVMNLGHFGPTESQFSMMAGHIFTFFYGEQFWFNTIKFESFEIQYNHLVLLVVILGGVGTILLNTFSILKNGNESILTNIINLVPISILLGVSIYWGKYSTVNIFETAPHYFMGIFGILFALVTGKLILARICMDKLSPIQLIMLPLIAVILNIYKFNGELFDEILFTKVYFFVVFIVYIHFAYDVVTSLTKVLDIYCFTLKNKKQT